The following are encoded in a window of Methylicorpusculum oleiharenae genomic DNA:
- a CDS encoding S1 family peptidase, with product MRLHIIRFFAALILWLQFGQTQADEVLSATITRVKPSIVVVGSFQKTRTPRGLFLGTGFAIGDGTLIATNAHVIAKEKDLSHKEALAIFVRRDGKEEMAFATELKVDPVHDIAVLKLAGNARLTPMVLGDAGQVKEGQDIAFTGFPIGMVLGLYPVTHQGIISAISPTVIPQLSGKLLSSDMLKRLREPYDVFQLDATAYPGNSGSPLYDPQTGSVIGIINKVFVQEGKESAITKPSGITYAMPVTYLKKLLDNVD from the coding sequence ATGCGCTTACACATAATAAGATTTTTCGCGGCTTTAATTTTATGGCTACAATTTGGCCAAACGCAAGCTGATGAAGTGCTGTCAGCGACAATAACCAGAGTTAAACCGAGTATTGTTGTCGTGGGTTCATTTCAGAAAACACGCACCCCTCGCGGTCTTTTTTTAGGCACCGGCTTTGCGATTGGTGACGGCACTTTGATTGCGACCAATGCTCATGTTATTGCCAAAGAAAAAGATTTAAGCCACAAAGAAGCTTTAGCGATATTCGTTCGAAGAGACGGTAAAGAAGAAATGGCTTTTGCCACTGAATTGAAAGTGGATCCCGTCCATGATATTGCAGTTTTAAAATTGGCAGGCAACGCCCGTTTAACCCCGATGGTTCTGGGCGATGCCGGTCAGGTTAAAGAAGGTCAAGACATTGCCTTTACCGGATTTCCAATCGGCATGGTTTTAGGGCTTTATCCTGTCACACATCAGGGTATTATTTCGGCCATTTCGCCAACAGTCATTCCCCAGTTAAGCGGGAAGTTATTAAGCTCGGATATGCTGAAACGCTTGCGAGAGCCCTATGATGTATTTCAACTGGATGCCACGGCGTATCCGGGTAACAGCGGTAGCCCGCTTTATGACCCGCAAACAGGCAGTGTCATTGGTATTATTAATAAGGTTTTTGTTCAGGAAGGAAAAGAGTCGGCGATCACAAAGCCCAGCGGCATAACCTATGCCATGCCGGTAACCTACTTGAAAAAATTATTAGATAACGTCGATTGA
- a CDS encoding TIGR03013 family XrtA/PEP-CTERM system glycosyltransferase: protein MIRIFRHYISSAFLWLLILEAFVFYFSMYLGSQLRFLYEASWYSESDIIAASLVFVVVVTLCNISLGLYRRNLGTHDYDLLARVSFSFGISIAAVVSIYYIFPEFLIARSVLGAAVIIAFLGMMIIRYFFYRYAKIERIKKQVLVVGSGKKAVELVTLNDSYIHKTFNITGFLALPDEQVLVDKSLLINSDTSLCETCQKLNIDEIVLAIDDRRRSMPISTLLDCKMSGLDIIDLVTFYEREQGLISLNNVYPSWFLFSDGFAVSGFRSLTKRVFDIVMSVVLLAVSWPFMLMTIIAIKLEDGIQAPFFYKQVRVGENNQHFKVIKFRSMVVNAEKNGAQWAKLRDNRITRVGAFIRKVRIDELPQIFNVLTGDMSFVGPRPERPEFVDGFIERIDYYAERHRVKPGITGWAQICYPYGASEEDTVRKLEYDLYYVKNYSMFLDMSIILHTIEIVLWGKGAR from the coding sequence ATGATAAGGATTTTCCGCCATTACATCTCAAGTGCGTTCCTGTGGCTGCTTATTTTAGAAGCCTTTGTATTCTATTTTTCCATGTATCTTGGCAGCCAACTCCGTTTTCTCTATGAGGCGAGCTGGTATTCAGAATCTGACATCATTGCTGCAAGTCTGGTTTTTGTCGTCGTCGTGACCTTGTGTAATATCTCTCTTGGTTTATATCGGCGTAATCTGGGAACACACGATTATGATTTACTTGCCAGGGTAAGCTTCAGTTTTGGTATATCCATCGCGGCAGTCGTTTCCATTTATTATATTTTCCCTGAATTTCTGATCGCTCGAAGTGTGCTGGGTGCTGCGGTCATTATTGCCTTTTTGGGCATGATGATCATCCGCTATTTTTTTTACCGTTATGCCAAAATTGAGCGCATTAAAAAACAGGTTTTAGTCGTTGGCAGCGGAAAAAAAGCGGTTGAGCTGGTGACGCTAAATGACAGCTATATTCATAAAACTTTCAATATCACTGGTTTTCTGGCTCTACCGGACGAGCAGGTGCTGGTCGATAAATCATTGTTGATCAATTCTGATACCTCGTTGTGCGAGACCTGTCAGAAGTTGAACATTGATGAAATTGTGCTGGCCATTGATGATAGACGGCGCAGTATGCCGATCAGCACCTTACTGGATTGCAAAATGTCCGGTCTGGATATCATCGATTTGGTCACCTTTTATGAACGCGAACAAGGGCTTATCTCGTTAAATAATGTTTACCCGAGCTGGTTTTTATTCTCTGACGGATTTGCGGTAAGCGGTTTTCGATCACTGACCAAAAGAGTGTTTGATATCGTTATGAGTGTTGTTTTACTCGCCGTTTCCTGGCCTTTCATGTTGATGACTATCATCGCTATCAAGCTGGAAGATGGCATACAGGCTCCGTTTTTTTATAAACAGGTCAGGGTAGGGGAGAATAACCAGCATTTTAAAGTGATTAAATTTAGGAGCATGGTCGTCAATGCCGAAAAGAATGGCGCGCAATGGGCAAAACTGCGTGACAACAGAATTACGCGGGTAGGTGCCTTCATCAGAAAAGTAAGAATTGATGAATTGCCGCAGATTTTTAATGTATTGACCGGCGATATGAGCTTTGTCGGTCCCAGACCCGAGCGCCCTGAATTTGTAGACGGATTTATTGAACGTATCGATTACTATGCTGAACGCCATCGTGTCAAACCGGGCATCACCGGTTGGGCACAAATTTGTTATCCCTATGGCGCCAGCGAAGAAGATACGGTAAGAAAATTGGAATATGACCTTTATTATGTGAAAAACTACAGCATGTTTCTCGATATGAGCATCATTTTGCACACGATCGAAATTGTCTTATGGGGCAAAGGTGCCAGATAA